The genomic region tgctctagcccccttctcgcttaacttcagagttcctacggaacccgaagccagtgagctcccaaaaggcctcgtgctaggtagagatgtgaaatttggtatcaaagcctaaacctggctgtggtgtgccgacgaggatgtcgggcccctaaggggggtggattgtaacatcccacatcgcccaggggagtgatccttaaatgtatattctcatccctacctagcacgaggccttttgggagctcactggcttcgggttccataggaactccgaagttaagcgagaaaggggctagagcaatcccatgatgggtgacccactgggaagttgctggtgagttcccaaaaacaaaaccgtgagggaatggtaagcccaaagcggacaatatcgtgctacggtagtggagtcgggctcgggaagtggtcccactcgggccgggatgtgacataagtTGTCTAAgactaaaataacaaaaaatagctTAATTTTGCAAATCATTTTGGCATATTTCTTTATCAAATTTAAggtattttcatatttttttgttcttatttaagagaattttcataccaaaatggttgatggtggacaaactcatgtctattgatttcaaatctgaAGAACCAAAATAAAGAAGTATGTCAACGTTGAAAACTATTTAAATTAGAAAGCCTttcaaatattataaatattgaGTAATATACTTATATTAAATTATTGTTCAAGTATTAATTAATATACTTGATCATACATTGCAAATTTAAGCTTAAAATTTGGTCTATTAAAGATATTACGTTACATTATTGACGGAAGATGTTACAATTGCCACGCGTCAATACTTGTTTTGGAACATGAATTGTCAGAGCAGCCGTGGCTAATGCTTGCTTGCCACGTTTGCATGTTCCTTCCACCTACGAGTCGCCGTCCAACAACAATACGCAAGCCAACGTTGCTTATTCGAATACtcaagtaaaataaataaaaaactgaaaaaaaaaaaatgtaatttccaTTTTACTACTAAGTTTCTCATTTTTTGACTTTCTGTactcatattatttttatttcatttttgtcttaaacTATAACTTTCTTACTATTTTATGCTTTAGTCGGTCTGACCAGCAATCTGTTTATTAATTACTAACGTGACAGGAATTTTGTTACCTCATGAGTACTTGAAAATTTTCGatttaaaaagaataaaagtgagccaaaaaaattaacaataatctTATTATGTATAAATTAAGCAccctaataaaataaaacatttaaaataTCATAAAGTGCCCTtacaaaattttagaaatacaaattgaaccaaaaagagttaaattaatttaccactttttaattttgaatggattttaaactttaggaaagaaaaaaaaaattcaacgttAGTGGGTGTTTatgtttcatgttttttttttggaataatttttaataaaaatataaattagctatttaaataaaaataaataaaacaaaacataatctaATATAAAAAGACTAATACCAAACGCTTATGTGCGTGTGTAAGgggctaataaaataataaagcaAGAAAgatgtaaaattaaaattagccaaaaattaaaaaaaggaaagaaaagaaaaagccaAAGACCAAGAGTGCAGAAATAATAATAACTTTCCATTGAAGCTCAGAGCAGAGCTTCTTCTCCAAACAAATCCAATCCAAGGCTTCCAAGCACCTGTTCCACCAAACAAAatctctcctcctccttcaacccatttgagcaatgtcgTCAAAGAAGCAAGCCATTTTCATATCTTCCCTCATAATCCTCTGGTACTCATCAAACATCGGCGTCCTCCTACTCAACAAGTTCTTACTCTCCAACTATGGCTTTCGATTCCCAATCTTCCTCACAATGTGCCACATGGCCGCCTGTGCAGTTCTCAGCTACCTCTCCATCGTCTTCCTCAAGATTGTGCCTCTCCAGACCATCAAATCTCGGTCCCAGTTCCTCAAGATTGCCACTTTGAGCGTTGTCTTTTGTGGGTCGGTCGTGGGTGGGAATATCTCTCTCAGGTACCTTGCTGTTTCTTTCAATCAGGCTGTCGGTGCAACGACGCCGTTTTTCACCGCCCTGTTTGCGTATTTGGCGACCTTGAAGAGGGAGGCCTGGGTTACCTATGCTGCTCTTGTGCCTGTTGTTGCTGGGGTGGTGATTGCCAGTGGGGTAAtgcttttttttgttaattggaTCATGAATTTTAATCGCTATTTAATTGTTTAACATTGGTTTTTATTTGCTTCTGCATAAGCTCGTTTTTCGGATTATTTTGATTTGGTCTCTGTACAATGCTGTTAATTTCCCTGGTTCATCTTGCTGTGAATTTGGTACGAGATTTATTGATTTTCGGTCGAAAATGTAGTTAAGATATGATACTTGCTGATCCAGATCTGAATTTCAGCCACCGGGAGTAACCAGCGATGCATTGTTCTAGATATTCTATCTGGTTTAAACTTGAAACCGGAAATACATTTGGCTCGAGATTTTGGTATAGACAGATTACAAATATCAGAGAAGCACCATTATCTTAAAACAGTGTCACTTGTAGTTGTAATTGATAATGGACAATGCTACCTTTATCGTGGCAGAAGTAAGCAATTCGAGAAATGAGGGGTCATTCATATCCAAAACCATGCATGGATATTGTTGTTATCATGCGAGGCTGGTGTTTAAAGTTTGTGTTGGCATATGATATATGTATCTAATGAATTTTAAGAATGTAACAGCCTGTTTTTTCGGTTTACTGTTTTGGCTTATATTGTAGTCTGTGTTTTCACTTTTTATATCAGCAATGTGCTTTGATTCCAATTTTAATGGAATGATGGAAATTTCTCGGTTGGTGGCAGGGCGAGCCAAGTTTTCACTTCTTTGGGTTTGTTATGTGCATTAGTGCAACTGCTGCAAGGGCCTTTAAGTCTGTTCTTCAGGGTATCCTACTTTCTTCCGAAGGGTAAAACTTTAAAGCTTTTCACTGTATAATCTGTCATCTGAACTCTTTTATATTTAACCTTATATATTTGGACGGTTTCTGATTATTAACCTTTACCACCTGAGAATCTTTAAGAAGGGATTAAATCTCACTCTTTTCATGGTaaggaaattttttgaaaaagtaAGGCATGATAACTTATTATAAATAACATTCACAACTAAAAATAATAGTATAACTATTAATGCAATTATTTCTTAGTTTATACCCAGACCTGTGCTGGTTGTAGGGAAGGAAGTAAATACCGTGGATTGGTTAAACTCTAATAACTTATGGAGGCTGATCTCAGAATGTGTTAGAATCCTACTGTTGTTTTATTATTACCTATTTTCTCTTCACAAAAGATTCAAGCAAGGGATGAGATAATGGAGATTTCTATAATTTCATCACACACAGCCATTTTCTTGGTTACCTTGAACCCCGAAGAGTCCTGAAACTCATATTTCATTTGGAAAATTCACCATTGTGGACGA from Pyrus communis chromosome 9, drPyrComm1.1, whole genome shotgun sequence harbors:
- the LOC137744670 gene encoding UDP-URONIC ACID TRANSPORTER 1; this translates as MSSKKQAIFISSLIILWYSSNIGVLLLNKFLLSNYGFRFPIFLTMCHMAACAVLSYLSIVFLKIVPLQTIKSRSQFLKIATLSVVFCGSVVGGNISLRYLAVSFNQAVGATTPFFTALFAYLATLKREAWVTYAALVPVVAGVVIASGGEPSFHFFGFVMCISATAARAFKSVLQGILLSSEGEKLNSMNLLLYMSPIAVLVLLPAALIMEPNVVDATLSLGREHKFMWLLLLINSVMAYSANLSNFLVTKHTSALTLQVLGNAKGAVAVVISILLFKNPVTAIGIGGYMITVMGVVAYGEAKRRLR